One genomic segment of Sorex araneus isolate mSorAra2 chromosome X, mSorAra2.pri, whole genome shotgun sequence includes these proteins:
- the DYNC2LI1 gene encoding cytoplasmic dynein 2 light intermediate chain 1 isoform X2 has product MPGETLWEIARAEVERRGAGSRDGGPDSGEKTVFFLGSKGGGKTTIILRCLDRDEPPKPTLALEYTYGRRAKGHNVPKDLAHFWELGGGTSLLDLISIAITSESVRTLSVVLVLDLSKPNDLWVTMESLLQATRSHVDRVRAKLGKTNSKAASEMRQKVWSHLQKDHPDRELIDPFPIPLVIIGSKYDVFQDFDSEKRKVICRTLRFSAHHHGASLLFTSKSEGLLLKIRGAINQLAFGIDKSKSVCMDQNKPLFIPAGSDSLSQIGPPPIPDGDLGKLRVQTPLELWKKVYERHFPPQSTSTLKDTRDPARDPQYAESEVDEMRAQKDQELDQYKSGSSKSWKQMDLDP; this is encoded by the exons ATGCCCGG GGAGACACTCTGGGAGATCGCGCGGgctgaggtggagaggagaggagcggGAAGCAGAGACGGCGGGCCGGACAGCGGGGAGAAGACCGTGTTCTTCCTTGGCAGCAAAGGCGGG GGAAAGACTACGATTATCCTAAGATGTCTTGACAG GGACGAGCCCCCGAAACCCACCCTGGCCTTGGAGTACACATACGGGAGGAGAGCGAAGGGGCACAATGTG CCCAAGGACCTGGCTCACTTCTGGGAACTCGGGGGCGGCACGTCCTTACTGGACCTCATCAGCATCGCCATCACGAGCGAGTCCGTGCG GACATTGTCCGTTGTTCTGGTTCTGGACCTCTCCAAGCCCAACGACCTCTGGGTCACCATGGAAAGCCTGCTGCAGGCCACGCGGAGCCACGTGGACAGAGTGAGGGCGAAGCTGGGAAAGACCAACTCCAAAGCGGCCTCTGAGATGAGGCAGAAGGTCTGGAGCCACCTGCAGAAAGACCACCCG GACCGCGAGCTGATCGACCCTTTCCCGATCCCCCTGGTCATAATCGGGAGCAAGTACGACGTCTTCCAG GACTTTGACTCTGAGAAGAGGAAGGTCATCTGCAGGACGCTGCGGTTCTCGGCCCACCACCACGGCGCCTCCCTGCTG TTCACCAGCAAATCCGAAGGCCTGTTGCTGAAGATCCGTGGGGCCATCAACCAGCTGGCCTTCGGCATCGACAAGAG CAAATCAGTGTGTATGGATCAGAATAAGCCGCTGTTCATCCCAGCAGGCTCGGACTCCCTGAGCCAGATAG gccctccccccatccccgacGGCGACCTGGGGAAGCTGCGCGTCCAGACGCCCCTGGAGCTGTGGAAGAAGGTGTACGAGAGGCACTTCCCGCCCCAG AGCACCAGCACCCTCAAGGACACCAGGGACCCGGCCCGAGACCCGCAGTACGCCGAGAGCGAAGTGGACGAGATGCGGGCCCAGAAGGACCAG GAGCTGGACCAGTACAAGAGCGGCTCCTCCAAGTCTTGGAAGCAGATGGACCTGGACCCGTGA
- the DYNC2LI1 gene encoding cytoplasmic dynein 2 light intermediate chain 1 isoform X1 produces MPGETLWEIARAEVERRGAGSRDGGPDSGEKTVFFLGSKGGGKTTIILRCLDRDEPPKPTLALEYTYGRRAKGHNVPKDLAHFWELGGGTSLLDLISIAITSESVRGLPGSSPPCPLPRTLSVVLVLDLSKPNDLWVTMESLLQATRSHVDRVRAKLGKTNSKAASEMRQKVWSHLQKDHPDRELIDPFPIPLVIIGSKYDVFQDFDSEKRKVICRTLRFSAHHHGASLLFTSKSEGLLLKIRGAINQLAFGIDKSKSVCMDQNKPLFIPAGSDSLSQIGPPPIPDGDLGKLRVQTPLELWKKVYERHFPPQSTSTLKDTRDPARDPQYAESEVDEMRAQKDQELDQYKSGSSKSWKQMDLDP; encoded by the exons ATGCCCGG GGAGACACTCTGGGAGATCGCGCGGgctgaggtggagaggagaggagcggGAAGCAGAGACGGCGGGCCGGACAGCGGGGAGAAGACCGTGTTCTTCCTTGGCAGCAAAGGCGGG GGAAAGACTACGATTATCCTAAGATGTCTTGACAG GGACGAGCCCCCGAAACCCACCCTGGCCTTGGAGTACACATACGGGAGGAGAGCGAAGGGGCACAATGTG CCCAAGGACCTGGCTCACTTCTGGGAACTCGGGGGCGGCACGTCCTTACTGGACCTCATCAGCATCGCCATCACGAGCGAGTCCGTGCG GGGCCTGCCGGGCTCTTCCCCGCCATGTCCTCTCCCTAGGACATTGTCCGTTGTTCTGGTTCTGGACCTCTCCAAGCCCAACGACCTCTGGGTCACCATGGAAAGCCTGCTGCAGGCCACGCGGAGCCACGTGGACAGAGTGAGGGCGAAGCTGGGAAAGACCAACTCCAAAGCGGCCTCTGAGATGAGGCAGAAGGTCTGGAGCCACCTGCAGAAAGACCACCCG GACCGCGAGCTGATCGACCCTTTCCCGATCCCCCTGGTCATAATCGGGAGCAAGTACGACGTCTTCCAG GACTTTGACTCTGAGAAGAGGAAGGTCATCTGCAGGACGCTGCGGTTCTCGGCCCACCACCACGGCGCCTCCCTGCTG TTCACCAGCAAATCCGAAGGCCTGTTGCTGAAGATCCGTGGGGCCATCAACCAGCTGGCCTTCGGCATCGACAAGAG CAAATCAGTGTGTATGGATCAGAATAAGCCGCTGTTCATCCCAGCAGGCTCGGACTCCCTGAGCCAGATAG gccctccccccatccccgacGGCGACCTGGGGAAGCTGCGCGTCCAGACGCCCCTGGAGCTGTGGAAGAAGGTGTACGAGAGGCACTTCCCGCCCCAG AGCACCAGCACCCTCAAGGACACCAGGGACCCGGCCCGAGACCCGCAGTACGCCGAGAGCGAAGTGGACGAGATGCGGGCCCAGAAGGACCAG GAGCTGGACCAGTACAAGAGCGGCTCCTCCAAGTCTTGGAAGCAGATGGACCTGGACCCGTGA